TAGATAACAAAATAGCTCAAGGGATATGTCATATGAATTCATATTCCTATTTCTGCAGGACTTCTACTTGATTGTCCTGGACGAGGCAGTTCTTGCAGTGGCAAGAAGGCTGAGGGAGGAGTTGCTCGTCATGCCCCCTGATGAAGACCTTAATAGAGCAAACAGATTTGCGGCCTACAGGCAGTTCATACTCTGGCAACATGGCAGACTTGGGGCAGGGATTAGACGTGTGATACCCAGCTGTTGTGTTTGGCGCATCCGGGACAAGTATCCCAATCCATTTGGACAATATAAAGGTTTCGTTGGGGGGAGGttcaattgaaattaaattacatttgCAGGAAAAGTGTTTGTTCTGTTTTTAATCAGATCAAAGTAGTGTAATATAAAATCTcagatatcaataaaaaaaaacatgatttatttatttaaattgatgaCTAATGACATACAATTATCAAAGAGAAAAACCTGTAACCATTCTCTGATTACAGCATCATCCATATGCAAGTGAAGCAAACCACTATGTCTAGCTCCctgtaataaaatatatgataaatatcacAGAGATAAATATCACAGAACATGGCAATATGGAAAACTCTAGGCATTACCCAGCCCTATCAATGGCATAATATTGTCACAAATGAAAGCTTTACTGCCCCTCCGCTGTCCAGTactcaattgttttatttagattttcgAATCTAGAAATTTGAGAAGCCACAATGTCTCTCGTTGATGGTGGTGGAACTGGTGCCAAATGGGCAGATATCCGCCGTGGATCGTCTGCCTCCAATTCCATGGGTCTGTTCATTCCAATGTCATCCTCTATCCTGCTGGTGATGATATGCCGAATTAGGTCTTGAACATAACTGTAATTTTTCTCCACTTTTACAGGGTGGACAGACCATCTAGATGTTTTTTTGTTGTAACTTCTTTGCCACCTACATATAAccataaatgaataaattatgcTTGGATAAAACTGCAATACAAAACATTCATTTTGAATATGGTCTGGTTTTACAAAGTAAATgccaagaaataaaaaaaaaatgagatgttaTTCAAATggcttatatattttcatcattttttccATCCAGGCCAGTTGCTGTATTGGGCAAAAACTATCTGATTTATTCAAAACTGGTTggctgtaaatattttaagggaTAGTGTGATTGTTTTTCTGTCCAGTATTTTTGGATATATTATGCATTATATTTGACGAACATTACAAACCTCAGAGAACCATCTTTGTTCTTCATCACCTCTCGCTCTGCATGAGAATTATGGTCAAGGGCAGCCAACCTGTTTCTTGCCCTATATACTGGAGGGCTGTAAGAGTGTCTCTTGGAGGAATACACCAGaattagattttgaaaattttccagTTCTGACGTGCTCCTACAATGAATGAAAAGTCAATATGATTGTGAAagagattgttttttttttaaattgctatGCAGAGTTGGATATTTGATAATGCTGAAGGTTGTATGGATAGCATTAAAAGTTGGTCTTGTTTGAAAGATGTCAAGGGTTACAATAGTacattctttattttataaatatgttaaaacatgaaatgtgcAGTACATTGTAGAGACCCAATAAATACTATgcatttttctttcatatatataataaaaaacgtCAAATTATGCACCAAAagatcattaaaattaatatagatAGTCGAAATTATTTATTCCAAGCTAATGGGGAAAATTTTATCCTTCAATAAGTTTACATACCGGCAGTTAAGGTAGTATGGAATGTTTTTCACAAGCCGTTTATCCATTATGATTTGTCTAAGTGCATTATGGGCTGCTGATCCTTTCTTAAGGTACTCCTTTGTCTGACTACCATCTTCTAAAGGGCCGTGTTGGCAAGTGCTTACCGTAGAGTTTGCAAATGGTACAAACCACTCATGTTCATTTACAATATGATGGAGCATACCATACCAAACATccttaaatacaattaaaagaataattatataagtcattgtaaaaataatcaacaaaagataatttttgaaTATGACAAAATTACCctatacattacaatatttagATTTTCTTTGCAGGGACTCAAAAGCAAAACTAATAATAGATACTGGTACTGAGGTAATATACGAAATAT
This portion of the Magallana gigas chromosome 7, xbMagGiga1.1, whole genome shotgun sequence genome encodes:
- the LOC109617676 gene encoding uncharacterized protein — its product is MHAGDLVFASAILLSGNNFQKISTLAKFLKLPILSSSSFHRIQKTYLVPSIDRFWIQKQESTLREFQNTDIIVLGDGRMDSPGHCAQYCSYTFMEYTSKKILCITTMDKRSTDRKSTNLEKACFLRGMQFFKDKGIKVVEVVTDAHVQIASVMRKDFPDIKHSFDVWHGTKNLGKKLTKISQEKGNKELSGWVKDVVNHYWHSAEVSTTCEEFLDVWYGMLHHIVNEHEWFVPFANSTVSTCQHGPLEDGSQTKEYLKKGSAAHNALRQIIMDKRLVKNIPYYLNCRSTSELENFQNLILVYSSKRHSYSPPVYRARNRLAALDHNSHAEREVMKNKDGSLRWQRSYNKKTSRWSVHPVKVEKNYSYVQDLIRHIITSRIEDDIGMNRPMELEADDPRRISAHLAPVPPPSTRDIVASQISRFENLNKTIEYWTAEGQ